The Toxorhynchites rutilus septentrionalis strain SRP chromosome 1, ASM2978413v1, whole genome shotgun sequence genome contains the following window.
TAACACAGTTTGACGGAGTTCACACACGGAACTCGTGCTAGCGGAGGCTGGCGTTGTGACACCTTGTACTACAGCCACTACCACCACCAGCAGCTAGGGGCCAGAGTAAATGAGTTGATTCCCACGAACCCCGACCACCGTCACTGGTCTCTGGGCTATCACGCTTGCGAAAATTCGCTCTCGCTAAAGTTTCCCCACGTCCGTCGGAGTTCCCGAGAGTTTGGAATGCTGAAAATGATCTTCAGTGATTTAGTATTCAGCGTGCAGTTCGTGGTTTTGTTTCAAAGCTACTGCTGCACCGCCGTAACAGTTTCGCGCAGAACTTCATCAACGCCAACCGCTGCCACCGGCGACGGTGGGGCCAACAATGGTGCTATTGCGAACACCAACAGTAGCAGGGTTCTACCGAACTCACCATCAccaccatcatcatcgtcatcatcatcgccaccatcatcagcgatgcaAAAGTATGACCTTCCTGGAGGTAAGTACACCCACATATGTTCATCTCCTACAGCGAGGGAGCAATGGGTTGGGTGAAGCCCC
Protein-coding sequences here:
- the LOC129780215 gene encoding uncharacterized protein LOC129780215, with the translated sequence MLKMIFSDLVFSVQFVVLFQSYCCTAVTVSRRTSSTPTAATGDGGANNGAIANTNSSRVLPNSPSPPSSSSSSSPPSSAMQKYDLPGELGQSCLVVEDCRQYAYTCDNQSRACDCSEGYRPDEPAKICVGGE